One genomic window of Geoanaerobacter pelophilus includes the following:
- the ahcY gene encoding adenosylhomocysteinase, whose protein sequence is MSQDFIVADLGLADWGRKEIRIAETEMPGLMAIREEFAAAQPLKGARITGSLHMTIQTAVLIETLTALGAEVRWASCNIFSTQDHAAAAIAKSGVPVFAVKGETLVDYWDYTHRIFEWSDGGFSNMILDDGGDATLLLHLGTKAEKDISVLNNPGSEEETILFAAIKKKLATNPTWYSTRLAQIKGVTEETTTGVHRLYQMHEKGELAFPAINVNDSVTKSKFDNLYGCRESLVDGIKRATDVMVAGKVALVCGYGDVGKGSAQALRALSAQVWVTEIDPICALQAAMEGYRVVTMDYACDKADIFVTCTGNFHVITHEHMVKMKDQAIVCNIGHFDNEIDVASIEKYQWEEIKPQVDHVVMPSGNKIILLAKGRLVNLGCATGHPSYVMSSSFANQTIAQIEIFCNPGKYPTGVYTLPKHLDEKVARLQLKKLNAQLSTLTKQQADYIGVPVEGPYKAEHYRY, encoded by the coding sequence ATGTCACAAGATTTTATCGTAGCAGACCTTGGCTTAGCCGATTGGGGTCGCAAGGAGATCAGGATTGCCGAGACCGAGATGCCGGGATTAATGGCCATCCGCGAGGAGTTCGCAGCCGCTCAGCCGCTGAAAGGGGCACGCATTACCGGTTCGCTGCACATGACCATTCAGACCGCAGTGCTGATCGAGACTCTGACCGCGCTTGGCGCTGAAGTGCGCTGGGCGTCGTGCAACATCTTCTCTACCCAGGACCATGCTGCAGCGGCGATTGCGAAGTCAGGGGTGCCGGTCTTTGCCGTCAAGGGCGAGACCCTGGTCGATTACTGGGACTATACCCACCGGATCTTCGAGTGGTCCGATGGCGGTTTCTCCAACATGATCCTTGACGACGGCGGCGATGCCACCCTGCTGCTGCACCTGGGGACCAAGGCTGAGAAGGATATCTCGGTGCTGAACAATCCCGGCTCGGAAGAAGAGACCATCCTGTTTGCTGCCATCAAGAAGAAGCTCGCTACCAATCCCACCTGGTACTCCACTCGTCTGGCCCAAATCAAAGGGGTCACCGAGGAAACCACCACCGGTGTCCACCGTCTCTACCAAATGCACGAGAAGGGTGAGTTGGCCTTCCCGGCCATCAATGTTAATGACTCGGTAACCAAGTCCAAGTTCGACAATCTTTACGGCTGCCGCGAGTCGCTGGTGGACGGGATCAAGCGGGCCACCGACGTGATGGTGGCTGGCAAGGTCGCCCTGGTCTGCGGCTACGGCGATGTCGGCAAAGGTTCGGCCCAAGCGCTGCGCGCCCTGTCGGCCCAGGTGTGGGTCACAGAAATCGACCCGATCTGCGCCCTGCAGGCCGCCATGGAAGGGTATCGCGTAGTGACCATGGATTACGCCTGCGACAAGGCCGACATCTTCGTGACCTGCACCGGCAACTTCCATGTCATCACCCATGAGCATATGGTGAAGATGAAGGATCAGGCAATCGTTTGCAACATCGGCCACTTCGACAATGAGATCGATGTCGCTTCCATCGAGAAGTACCAGTGGGAAGAGATCAAACCTCAGGTGGATCATGTGGTCATGCCGAGCGGCAACAAGATCATCCTGCTGGCCAAAGGGCGTCTGGTAAATCTCGGCTGTGCCACCGGCCATCCGAGTTACGTCATGTCATCCTCCTTTGCCAACCAGACCATCGCCCAGATCGAGATCTTCTGCAACCCGGGCAAGTACCCCACCGGCGTCTACACCCTGCCGAAGCATCTGGATGAGAAAGTGGCGCGGCTCCAGCTGAAGAAGCTGAATGCTCAGCTCTCCACCCTGACCAAACAGCAGGCCGACTATATTGGCGTGCCGGTGGAAGGGCCGTACAAAGCGGAGCATTATCGCTACTGA
- a CDS encoding ArsR/SmtB family transcription factor: MLETLKALADPCRLRLTAVLLRGEFTVQELTRIMGMGQSRISRHLKILTEAGVLSVKRQGTWSYYRVGDGSSFFAGIRQQLELEIEALPERTADLAAVAEVLEERRRRSREFFDRYGRQWDDLARTLLPVPDCREKLLALIPRGVTVLEIGIGTGGLLAELAARGGKVIGVDHSPAMLEEARNRLARDGIDSVALRLGEMAHLPLPDASVDCVVANMVLHHAADPLTVLAEIRRVLLPGGLLVLADLVRHEREVARERLADQWLGFDEAELAGWLKKGSFMSVAIERIPAGAGEEAVLLVTGKTKCLKIAKESTSRKGA, translated from the coding sequence ATGCTTGAAACCCTGAAAGCCCTGGCTGATCCTTGTCGTTTGCGCCTTACGGCAGTGCTGCTACGCGGAGAATTCACCGTGCAGGAGCTGACCCGGATCATGGGGATGGGCCAGTCGCGCATCTCCCGCCACCTGAAGATTCTTACCGAGGCTGGCGTACTGTCGGTCAAACGACAGGGGACCTGGAGCTATTATCGTGTTGGCGACGGCAGTTCATTCTTTGCCGGCATCCGGCAACAATTAGAGCTGGAGATTGAAGCGCTTCCCGAGCGTACCGCAGATTTGGCTGCTGTGGCTGAGGTACTGGAGGAGCGTCGCAGGCGGAGCCGGGAATTCTTTGACCGGTATGGCCGCCAGTGGGATGACCTGGCCAGGACGCTGCTCCCAGTGCCTGACTGCCGGGAAAAGCTGCTGGCATTGATCCCCCGGGGGGTAACAGTGCTGGAGATCGGCATCGGCACCGGCGGGCTGCTGGCCGAACTTGCGGCACGTGGAGGGAAAGTGATCGGTGTCGATCATTCCCCTGCCATGCTGGAAGAGGCCCGCAACCGCCTGGCAAGGGACGGCATCGATTCTGTGGCGCTGCGCTTGGGTGAGATGGCCCATCTGCCGCTCCCCGATGCCTCGGTTGATTGTGTTGTGGCCAACATGGTGCTGCACCATGCTGCCGATCCGCTTACAGTGCTGGCCGAGATCCGGCGGGTTCTGCTTCCTGGTGGCCTCCTGGTCCTGGCCGATCTGGTTCGCCATGAGCGGGAGGTTGCCCGGGAGCGGCTGGCCGACCAGTGGTTGGGCTTTGATGAGGCGGAGTTGGCCGGCTGGTTGAAGAAAGGTAGTTTCATGAGCGTAGCTATCGAGCGTATTCCTGCGGGAGCAGGGGAAGAAGCGGTTTTGCTTGTTACAGGTAAGACAAAATGTCTGAAAATTGCTAAAGAATCAACATCACGAAAAGGAGCGTAA
- a CDS encoding NAD(P)H-dependent flavin oxidoreductase, protein MVKPLKIGKYEVRYPLIQGGMGVRISGGSLAGHVALCGGVGLVAAAGIALGSNRYDGKNYMQSDPQALRDEIEKACRIAPDGVVGVNVMVALSDFEDLVRASIEGGAKVIVCGAGLPLSLPGLTAHAPDVALVPIVSSVKAAQLIAKKWDKGFNRLPDAVVVEDPDTAGGHLGEKLENIGKGTYDQYATVRGVKEFFIAEYGVHVPVIAAGGVWDRADLLYALEQGADGVQMASRFVPTVECDAAPEFKQAYLDCCKEDIGLIMSPAGLPGRAILKNQDDIVNYDQLNNTICDNGCLKKCSYKESGERFCIVKSLDRAQKGDVHTGLVFCGTNAWKADRITTVQEIFDELFGAGAATASEEAEAA, encoded by the coding sequence ATGGTGAAACCGCTTAAGATCGGGAAATATGAAGTGCGCTATCCGCTGATTCAGGGAGGGATGGGAGTTCGTATCTCAGGCGGATCATTGGCAGGTCATGTTGCCCTTTGCGGAGGGGTTGGTCTGGTTGCTGCGGCAGGAATTGCCCTGGGAAGCAACCGGTACGACGGTAAAAACTATATGCAGTCAGATCCGCAGGCGCTGCGCGACGAGATTGAAAAAGCCTGCCGAATAGCTCCGGACGGTGTTGTTGGTGTCAATGTCATGGTTGCCCTGTCTGATTTCGAGGATCTGGTCAGGGCTTCCATCGAAGGTGGGGCAAAGGTCATTGTCTGTGGTGCCGGACTGCCGCTCAGCCTGCCGGGACTTACCGCCCATGCGCCTGATGTGGCGCTGGTGCCGATCGTCTCTTCAGTAAAGGCTGCCCAGCTGATAGCAAAAAAATGGGACAAGGGTTTCAATCGTCTTCCTGATGCCGTGGTTGTTGAAGATCCGGATACTGCTGGTGGGCATCTTGGCGAGAAACTGGAAAATATCGGCAAGGGGACATACGACCAATATGCCACTGTCCGTGGCGTCAAGGAGTTCTTCATCGCTGAGTATGGCGTGCATGTGCCGGTGATTGCTGCCGGAGGTGTCTGGGACCGCGCTGATCTGCTATATGCCCTTGAGCAGGGGGCCGACGGCGTCCAGATGGCGAGCCGCTTTGTGCCGACTGTCGAGTGCGACGCTGCGCCGGAGTTCAAACAGGCGTACCTGGACTGCTGCAAGGAGGATATCGGCTTGATCATGAGTCCTGCTGGACTCCCTGGTCGGGCGATCCTGAAGAATCAGGACGATATAGTCAATTACGATCAGCTTAATAATACGATCTGCGACAACGGTTGTCTTAAAAAGTGTTCCTACAAGGAATCGGGTGAGCGCTTTTGTATTGTGAAGTCACTGGACCGCGCCCAGAAGGGTGATGTTCATACCGGTCTCGTTTTCTGCGGCACCAATGCCTGGAAGGCCGACCGGATCACCACGGTTCAGGAGATCTTCGACGAACTGTTCGGTGCAGGAGCTGCAACTGCTTCTGAAGAGGCGGAAGCCGCCTAG
- a CDS encoding sensor histidine kinase — protein sequence MRWYRKLFSPIITFIGIQLVWIMVVIFWIYWFVGRHKEFREIAERYRPEIAARGLDWIVLVEGLILLIVILAGVYVLFLVWRRQSTLYREQKNFISQVTHELKSPLASIQLHLETIRLRKPPPEKMERFLDTMLADTDRLHALINNLLMAARLEDRRRSSSMPVIDFSEFVSQYLEKKRSTLPEGGSLILEVEEHIQVAVDSEEMESVLRNLFENALLYSPVSPEIKVELKQDKNQCQLTFRDNGIGIDQKNLKKIFRMFFRVRRLGENIRGTGLGLYIVKQAVTEHGGTVTAESAGQGKGCAFIIRLPIARNG from the coding sequence ATGCGCTGGTACAGGAAACTCTTCAGTCCAATCATTACCTTCATCGGCATCCAGCTGGTCTGGATCATGGTCGTTATTTTCTGGATTTACTGGTTCGTCGGCCGCCACAAGGAGTTCCGGGAGATCGCCGAGCGCTACCGCCCGGAAATCGCGGCCAGGGGGCTGGACTGGATCGTTCTGGTAGAAGGGCTGATTCTCCTGATCGTCATCCTTGCCGGGGTTTATGTCCTGTTCCTGGTCTGGCGCAGACAGTCTACGCTGTACCGGGAGCAAAAAAACTTCATCTCGCAGGTGACCCATGAGCTGAAATCGCCGCTGGCTTCCATTCAGCTGCACCTTGAAACGATTCGTCTCAGGAAACCTCCGCCCGAAAAAATGGAACGCTTCCTGGACACCATGCTCGCCGATACCGACCGGCTCCACGCGCTTATCAACAACCTGCTGATGGCCGCACGGCTGGAAGACCGCCGTCGCTCCAGTTCGATGCCAGTGATCGATTTCTCTGAATTCGTCAGCCAATATCTTGAGAAAAAGCGCTCTACCCTTCCCGAAGGGGGCAGCCTGATACTGGAGGTCGAAGAGCATATCCAGGTTGCGGTCGATTCCGAGGAGATGGAATCGGTATTACGTAACCTGTTTGAGAATGCCCTGCTCTACTCCCCGGTATCTCCCGAGATCAAGGTGGAACTGAAGCAGGACAAAAATCAATGCCAGCTGACGTTCCGGGACAACGGCATCGGAATTGACCAAAAAAACCTCAAAAAGATTTTCCGGATGTTCTTCCGGGTGAGAAGGCTCGGAGAAAATATTCGCGGCACTGGCCTGGGGCTTTATATCGTCAAACAGGCAGTGACCGAACATGGTGGGACAGTGACTGCCGAAAGCGCGGGACAGGGTAAAGGATGCGCCTTCATTATCAGGCTGCCCATTGCCCGAAACGGCTAG
- a CDS encoding response regulator transcription factor, with the protein MTDDKPHILLVEDEINLARGICFNLEMEEYRVSHVETGEEALVRLNVDRFSLVILDVMLPGMDGFSVCREIRKSDTKVPILILTARSDEGDRITGLESGADDYLTKPFSLNEFLLRVKGMLKRSAWYRPDPVEEAYRFGDNEVFLLSYHARTAQGEIDLTDLEVRMLSLFFQKEGEAVTRKQLLERVWGYATDAETRTLDNFIVRLRKYFEPDPASPVFFQTVRGVGYRFSRKGTIREL; encoded by the coding sequence ATGACTGACGACAAACCGCACATACTGCTGGTAGAGGACGAGATAAACCTAGCCAGAGGAATCTGCTTCAACCTGGAGATGGAAGAGTACCGGGTAAGCCATGTGGAAACCGGCGAAGAAGCACTGGTAAGGCTCAATGTCGATCGCTTTTCCCTGGTGATCCTTGATGTCATGCTTCCGGGAATGGACGGTTTCTCGGTATGCCGTGAAATCCGCAAAAGCGATACCAAGGTGCCAATCCTTATACTTACTGCCCGTTCCGACGAAGGAGACCGCATTACCGGGCTTGAGAGCGGCGCCGACGACTATCTGACCAAACCGTTCAGCCTCAATGAGTTCCTTCTTAGGGTGAAGGGGATGCTCAAGCGGTCGGCCTGGTATCGTCCCGACCCCGTGGAAGAGGCGTACCGGTTCGGGGATAATGAAGTGTTTCTCCTCTCCTACCATGCCCGTACCGCCCAAGGGGAGATCGACCTCACCGATCTTGAAGTAAGGATGCTTTCTCTGTTTTTTCAGAAGGAAGGGGAAGCCGTTACCAGAAAGCAGCTATTGGAAAGAGTGTGGGGATATGCCACCGATGCTGAGACCCGGACCCTGGACAACTTTATTGTCAGGCTCCGCAAATATTTTGAACCTGATCCGGCCAGCCCGGTTTTTTTCCAGACCGTCAGGGGCGTCGGCTACCGGTTCTCTCGAAAAGGCACTATCAGGGAGTTGTAA
- the metK gene encoding methionine adenosyltransferase, producing the protein MQEMDDFIFTSESVSEGHPDKVADQISDAILDAILAQDPTSRVACETMVTTGMAVIAGEITTNAIVDYPKIVRETIKEIGYNDSAMGFDWETCAVLTSIDKQSPDISQGVTEGEGLYKEQGAGDQGLMFGYACTETKELMPMTILLSHQLVKKLADVRKSGLLNFLRPDSKSQVSIQYIDGKPAYVDTVVISSQHSPEVTHDTIKEGIIEEVVKRVIPANMINDKTRYLINPTGRFVIGGPMGDCGLTGRKIIVDSYGGHGAHGGGAFSGKDPSKVDRSAAYMGRYVAKNLVAAGLCEKCEVQVAYAIGVAEPVSVLVDTAGTGKIPSKRIAEIVREVFDMRPRAIIQQLDLLRPIYKKTAAYGHFGRELPEFTWERTDKAAIIKEKAGI; encoded by the coding sequence ATGCAGGAGATGGACGATTTCATTTTTACTTCCGAGTCGGTTTCAGAGGGGCATCCGGACAAGGTAGCTGACCAGATCTCTGACGCCATTCTCGATGCAATTCTTGCCCAGGACCCAACATCCAGGGTTGCCTGCGAGACCATGGTAACCACCGGTATGGCGGTTATTGCCGGCGAGATCACCACCAACGCCATTGTTGATTATCCGAAGATTGTGCGCGAAACCATCAAGGAGATCGGCTACAACGATTCGGCAATGGGTTTCGATTGGGAGACCTGCGCGGTTCTCACCTCCATAGACAAGCAGTCACCTGACATCTCCCAGGGAGTTACCGAAGGTGAAGGCCTTTACAAGGAGCAGGGAGCAGGCGACCAGGGCCTCATGTTCGGTTATGCCTGTACCGAGACCAAAGAGTTGATGCCGATGACCATTCTGCTGTCCCATCAGCTGGTGAAGAAACTTGCCGATGTCCGCAAGTCCGGGCTGCTCAACTTCCTTCGGCCTGATTCCAAGTCCCAGGTTTCCATTCAGTACATCGACGGCAAGCCGGCATATGTCGATACCGTGGTAATCTCTTCGCAGCATTCCCCTGAAGTTACCCACGATACTATCAAGGAAGGGATTATCGAAGAGGTTGTCAAAAGGGTTATCCCGGCAAACATGATTAACGACAAGACCCGTTACCTCATCAACCCGACCGGTCGCTTCGTAATCGGCGGACCGATGGGTGACTGCGGCTTGACTGGTCGCAAGATAATCGTCGACAGCTATGGCGGTCACGGTGCTCACGGCGGCGGCGCTTTCTCGGGCAAGGACCCTTCCAAGGTCGATCGTTCCGCTGCTTACATGGGGCGTTATGTGGCCAAGAACCTGGTTGCTGCCGGGTTGTGCGAGAAGTGCGAAGTCCAGGTGGCCTATGCTATCGGCGTGGCTGAGCCGGTTTCGGTTCTGGTCGATACTGCCGGCACCGGCAAGATTCCTTCAAAGCGCATCGCTGAAATCGTGCGCGAGGTCTTTGACATGAGGCCGCGTGCCATAATTCAGCAGCTTGACCTCCTGCGTCCGATTTACAAAAAGACCGCAGCATACGGGCACTTCGGTCGCGAACTCCCGGAATTTACCTGGGAGCGGACCGACAAGGCCGCAATCATCAAGGAAAAAGCCGGGATTTAG
- a CDS encoding 3'-5' exonuclease — protein MERLKRHVIVDVETTGMSSKNGGRVIEIGAVAVENLEIVGELSSLINTETPIHWGAQRVHGISSAMLRGKPTPQDTWPRFLDFVGDAPLIAHNSSFDSAFIRYELSLLALQLPNPWHCTVRLARKHLPQLPNHKLETVARHLLGEIPADCRLHRALDDARITARVWLEMVG, from the coding sequence ATGGAACGCCTGAAACGTCATGTCATCGTTGATGTCGAGACCACCGGCATGTCGTCGAAAAACGGCGGCAGGGTGATTGAGATCGGCGCGGTTGCTGTAGAGAATCTGGAAATTGTTGGGGAACTCTCCAGCCTCATCAATACGGAAACCCCGATCCACTGGGGAGCGCAACGGGTTCACGGCATATCCTCAGCCATGTTGCGCGGCAAACCAACCCCGCAAGACACCTGGCCTCGCTTCCTTGATTTTGTTGGGGATGCTCCTCTAATTGCCCACAACTCATCGTTCGACAGTGCCTTTATCCGGTATGAGCTTTCCTTGCTTGCCCTGCAGTTGCCGAACCCCTGGCACTGTACCGTCCGGCTGGCCCGCAAGCACCTGCCACAGCTCCCCAACCACAAACTCGAAACCGTCGCCCGGCATCTCCTGGGGGAGATTCCGGCTGACTGCCGCCTGCATCGGGCGCTCGACGACGCCCGTATCACTGCACGGGTTTGGCTTGAGATGGTTGGTTAG
- the ptsP gene encoding phosphoenolpyruvate--protein phosphotransferase, translating into MGLAKSSNRQIQGVGASPGIAIGRVRITDRSRVAVHEEYLKPGEVQGEVARFIEALDQAREELVAVRDQLSEEHGPEHLYVIETHLMMLQDSMFKRETLALIESEAINAEWALKRTVLKFRDFFAAIEDDYLRERVGDIEIVGERVLRKLVGKQHEPLNDVHSMSLVVAHDLSPADILQIDRQKIIGFVTDLGGKTSHSAILARSLEIPAVVGLERITSEALDGEHMIIDGSAGIVIINPDEETFREYLKRKLHHEYIERELAKLRDLPAITTDGCRISLKGNVEFIEEIPSLTGHGAEGIGLYRTEMLFFNRDDLPGEEEQFAHYSAVVKEVAPLPVTIRTLDVGGDKFVPDLNLDDELNPALGLRAIRLSLRKPETFRPQLRAILRASALGKVRIFFPMISGVAEIRAAKRLLEEAKLELLAEGVPFDEHIEIGIMIEIPSAVIIADLLAQEVDFFSVGTNDLIQYSLAIDRTNEHLANLYEPLHPAVLRSLKMVVDAAHAAGIDACMCGEMAGESQYLPILLGLGFDELSMNAISIPRVKEILRRCSRGEAEQLVKKALTYHTAEEIDRFLKSEITAHYADSFD; encoded by the coding sequence ATGGGTTTGGCGAAGAGTAGCAATCGACAAATTCAGGGTGTTGGCGCATCACCCGGTATAGCGATCGGGCGGGTCAGGATCACTGACCGCAGCCGGGTTGCTGTTCATGAAGAGTATCTGAAGCCTGGTGAAGTCCAGGGTGAAGTCGCACGCTTTATAGAGGCCCTTGATCAGGCACGCGAAGAGCTGGTTGCCGTCAGGGATCAGCTTTCTGAAGAGCATGGGCCGGAACACCTCTACGTTATCGAAACCCACTTGATGATGCTTCAGGACAGTATGTTCAAGCGGGAGACGCTTGCTTTGATCGAGTCCGAGGCGATCAATGCCGAATGGGCGCTCAAGAGGACAGTTTTAAAGTTCCGCGATTTTTTCGCGGCAATAGAGGACGACTACCTGCGTGAGCGGGTTGGCGATATTGAGATCGTTGGTGAACGGGTTCTGAGGAAGCTCGTGGGCAAGCAGCACGAACCGCTGAACGATGTTCACAGCATGTCCCTGGTGGTTGCCCACGATCTCTCCCCGGCAGACATCCTCCAGATTGACCGGCAGAAGATTATCGGTTTCGTCACCGACCTTGGGGGCAAGACCTCCCATTCGGCCATTCTTGCCCGGTCCCTTGAGATTCCGGCAGTGGTTGGCCTGGAGCGGATCACCTCAGAAGCTCTGGACGGGGAGCATATGATCATTGACGGCTCAGCCGGTATTGTGATCATAAACCCCGATGAAGAAACCTTCCGTGAATATCTCAAACGCAAACTGCATCATGAGTACATTGAGCGGGAGCTTGCCAAGCTCCGCGACCTCCCTGCCATAACCACTGACGGCTGCCGGATCAGCCTTAAGGGGAACGTGGAATTCATCGAAGAAATCCCTTCCCTGACAGGGCATGGCGCTGAAGGGATCGGCCTTTATCGCACCGAAATGCTCTTTTTTAATCGTGACGATCTTCCGGGAGAAGAGGAGCAGTTTGCCCATTACTCTGCCGTTGTCAAAGAGGTGGCGCCGCTGCCGGTAACCATCCGCACCCTGGATGTCGGTGGTGACAAATTTGTCCCGGATCTCAACCTTGACGACGAATTGAACCCTGCCCTGGGTCTTCGCGCCATTCGCCTCTCGCTCAGGAAACCGGAGACCTTCCGGCCTCAGCTCAGGGCTATATTGCGTGCCAGCGCTTTGGGGAAGGTCAGGATCTTTTTCCCCATGATCTCTGGCGTTGCCGAGATCCGGGCGGCAAAGAGGCTTCTGGAAGAGGCGAAGCTGGAACTTCTTGCCGAAGGTGTGCCATTTGACGAGCATATCGAGATCGGTATCATGATCGAGATTCCGTCAGCGGTAATAATCGCCGATCTTCTCGCGCAGGAGGTCGATTTCTTCAGTGTCGGTACTAATGACCTTATTCAGTATTCCCTGGCGATAGACCGCACCAACGAGCATCTGGCCAACCTTTACGAGCCGCTGCACCCGGCAGTGCTCCGTTCTCTGAAGATGGTGGTTGACGCTGCCCATGCTGCTGGTATTGATGCCTGCATGTGTGGCGAGATGGCTGGAGAGTCACAATATCTACCCATTCTGCTCGGGCTGGGGTTCGATGAACTTTCCATGAATGCGATTTCCATTCCCCGCGTCAAGGAGATCCTGCGCCGTTGCTCACGGGGAGAGGCGGAACAGCTTGTAAAAAAGGCGCTGACCTACCACACTGCCGAGGAAATCGACCGGTTTCTGAAGTCTGAAATAACGGCACATTATGCCGACAGCTTCGATTGA
- a CDS encoding HPr family phosphocarrier protein: protein MLEQQFTIINKLGLHARASALFVKTAMPFSSEVKVARDDVEVNGKSIMGIMMLAAAKGSTIRLRIEGSDEAEAMASLGELINNGFGEE from the coding sequence ATGCTTGAACAGCAATTCACCATAATCAATAAACTTGGGCTTCATGCCCGTGCTTCCGCCCTTTTTGTGAAAACCGCCATGCCCTTTTCTTCTGAAGTGAAGGTTGCGCGGGATGACGTGGAGGTAAACGGCAAAAGCATCATGGGGATCATGATGCTGGCGGCAGCCAAGGGGAGCACCATCAGGCTCAGGATTGAAGGCAGCGACGAGGCCGAGGCTATGGCCTCCTTGGGAGAGCTTATCAACAATGGGTTTGGCGAAGAGTAG
- a CDS encoding PTS sugar transporter subunit IIA: MIGLVIVTHAGLARELLAAAEMIVGPIEKAEAVGINPGEPVDAIRSSIEKAFASVNSEEILLMTDMFGGTPSNMSLSFLEENRVEVLTGVNLPMLIKFFSDRSRFGIAELAAQIKECGRESISVAGDYLR; encoded by the coding sequence ATGATTGGACTTGTAATTGTAACCCATGCCGGTCTTGCACGTGAACTGCTCGCTGCCGCAGAGATGATAGTCGGTCCGATTGAGAAGGCGGAAGCCGTTGGAATCAATCCCGGCGAGCCTGTAGATGCCATCCGCAGCTCCATAGAAAAAGCTTTTGCCAGTGTTAACTCGGAAGAGATTCTACTGATGACCGACATGTTTGGAGGAACACCTTCCAATATGAGCCTGTCTTTTTTGGAAGAGAACAGGGTTGAAGTTCTCACCGGGGTCAATCTGCCGATGCTGATCAAGTTTTTTAGTGATCGGAGCCGCTTTGGTATTGCTGAGCTTGCGGCCCAGATCAAGGAGTGCGGCAGAGAGAGCATATCGGTTGCCGGGGATTATCTCCGTTAG
- the rapZ gene encoding RNase adapter RapZ: MRIVVITGLSGSGKSTAVKALEDEGFFCIDNLPVTLIPTFIELVERSKDQVRDVALVMDIRGKDFLKGWEEILLGLRSIGHNLDILFFDTTDEVLIRRFSETRRRHPALPGASVPDAIRFERESLAGLHRIATRVFDTSEMNVHQLKETVLAFIRGEDGNAKRLTVHVQSFGFRYGLPLDSDLVIDVRFLPNPYFVESLKKFSGQEPKVKEFVLEQAITKEFLVRYRELLDLLLPGYQREGKTYLTLSVGCTGGRHRSVAIAEELKNYFTDKNVELKVTHRDIEKG, translated from the coding sequence ATGCGGATAGTCGTTATCACCGGGCTGTCGGGTTCAGGAAAGTCTACAGCGGTAAAGGCCCTTGAGGATGAGGGGTTTTTCTGTATCGACAATCTTCCGGTTACCCTGATTCCTACGTTCATCGAGTTGGTTGAGCGGTCAAAGGACCAGGTGCGTGATGTCGCTCTGGTTATGGATATCCGCGGCAAAGATTTTCTCAAGGGTTGGGAGGAGATCCTCCTTGGCCTTCGGAGTATTGGCCACAACCTTGATATCCTGTTCTTCGATACCACGGACGAAGTCCTTATCCGTCGTTTTTCCGAGACGCGCCGTCGTCATCCCGCCCTGCCGGGGGCATCGGTACCGGATGCCATCCGTTTTGAGCGTGAGTCACTGGCCGGTTTGCACCGGATAGCCACCAGGGTTTTCGATACTTCGGAAATGAATGTGCATCAGCTCAAAGAGACGGTGCTGGCATTCATCCGTGGAGAAGATGGCAATGCAAAACGCCTTACCGTCCATGTCCAGTCATTCGGCTTCAGGTACGGGCTCCCGCTTGACTCCGACCTGGTAATTGACGTCCGGTTTTTGCCGAATCCGTATTTCGTGGAATCGTTAAAAAAATTCAGCGGGCAGGAACCCAAGGTCAAAGAGTTTGTCCTCGAACAGGCCATTACCAAAGAGTTTCTGGTCAGATACCGGGAGCTCCTTGATCTTTTGCTCCCTGGATATCAGCGTGAAGGAAAGACATACCTGACTCTGTCAGTCGGATGTACCGGCGGGCGGCACAGGTCAGTAGCCATAGCAGAAGAGCTGAAAAACTATTTTACCGATAAAAACGTGGAGCTTAAGGTTACGCATCGCGATATAGAAAAGGGATGA